In Aspergillus fumigatus Af293 chromosome 4, whole genome shotgun sequence, one genomic interval encodes:
- a CDS encoding putative amino acid transporter has translation MKEDEGRESPLLNHYGPDGRESQSLLSGPPTKETNGTTHPFTNSPPLTSPSAPPGSHQYRSSISQPAPDGQRRPRTMNRVRFDIEEESEEESLPNGHPRDSEDSWLEEEDYARPNTSRSGRNGRGQMVPLLTDIEAPSVTLATSDDFFPEEHLENARPRSGMRMAFMNMANSIIGAGIIGQPYALRQAGMTMGVLLLCALTVAVDWTIRLIVVNSKLSGADSFQATMQHCFGKSGLIAISVAQWAFAFGGMIAFCIIVGDTIPHVFSSLFPSLRDMSFLWLLTDRRAIIVLFVLGVSYPLSLYRDIAKLAKASALALVSMLVIVVAVITQGFRVPSESRGEVKNLLFINSGFFQAVGVISFDHNSLLIYGSLKKPTMDRFAKVTHYSTAVSLCMCLAMGISGFLFFGSKTQGNVLNNFPSDNVMVNIARLCFGLNMLTTLPLEAFVCRSVMTTYYFPDEPFNMNRHLIFTTSLVVTSMAMALFTCDLGAVFELIGATSAAALAYIFPPLCYVKLSNASWKSKVPAYLCLAFGITVMGVSLLQAVAKMISSEFGPRR, from the exons atgaaagaggatgaaggacGGGAATCTCCATTGCTTAACCATTATGGTCCAGATGGGAGAGAATCTCAATCGTTGCTCTCGGGACCTCCGACCAAAGAAACCAATGGGACAACCCATCCCTTTACAAACAGTCCTCCCCTGACctctccttctgctcctcctggtTCGCACCAATATCGATCATCGATATCTCAGCCCGCTCCAGATGGGCAACGTCGCCCTCGTACAATGAATCGTGTTCGGTTTGATATTGAGGAAGAATCGGAAGAGGAAAGTCTCCCGAATGGACACCCTCGCGACTCGGAGGACTCgtggctggaggaggaggattaTGCGCGGCCAAATACGAGCCGATCGGGAAGAAATGGCAGAGGTCAGATGGTTCCTCTTTTAACGGATATAGAGGCCCCTAGTGTAACCCTTGCCACCTCTGATGATTTCTTCCCTGAGGAACACCTTGAGAAcgcgaggccgaggagcgGAATGCGGATGGCCTTCATGAATATGGCCAACAGCATTATAGGCGCTGGTATCATCGGACAACCCTATGCGCTTCGGCAGGCGGGCATGACGATGGGAGTTTTGCTCTTATGTGCGCTCACAGTCGCAGTGGACTGGACGATTCGTTTGATTGTGGTCAATTCTAAATTGAGCGGCGCGGATTCCTTCCAAGCAACTATGCAGCATTGTTTCGGGAAAAGTGGTCTCATTGCGATCTCCGTCGCTCAGTGGGCTTTTGCCTTTGGCGGTATGATTGCATTCTGCATAATTGTGGGTGATACTATACCGCATGTTTTCAGCTCTCtatttccttctctccgAGATATGTCCTTCCTCTGGCTCCTCACAGACAGGCGAGCTATCAttgttctttttgttttGGGAGTCTCATACCCATTATCTCTGTACCGGGATATTGCCAAG CTGGCTAAGGCGTCTGCGTTAGCGCTCGTAAGTATGTTGGTGATTGTCGTTGCTGTAATCACACAGGGTTTTCGAGTTCCCTCAGAATCTCGTGGCGAGGTGAAGAACCTACTTTTTATCAACTCTGGTTTCTTCCAGGCCGTGGGAGTTATATCTTTCG ACCACAATAGTCTCTTGATTTATGGTTCTCTCAAGAAACCAACCATGGACCGCTTCGCAAAAGTAACCCATTACTCAACCGCCGTCTCCCTTTGTATGTGCTTGGCTATGGGTATCTcaggcttcctcttcttcggatCCAAGACCCAAGGCAACGTGCTCAACAACTTCCCTTCTGATAATGTAATGGTCAATATCGCGCGGCT TTGCTTTGGCCTGAATATGCTTACAACGCTGCCCCTTGAAGCCTTTGTTTGTCGATCGGTCATGACGACCTACTACTTCCCTGACGAACCTTTCAATATGAATCGACACTTAATATTCACGACATCTCTGGTAGTAACATCTATGGCCATGGCATTGTTCACTTGTGATCTTGGGGCTGTATTCGAGCTCATTGGAGCCACAAGTGCAGCTGCTTTGGCGTACATATTTCCTCCACTTTGTTATGTGAAGTTAAGCAATGCGAGTTGGAAATCTAAGGTTCCTGCATATCTGTGTCTCGCCTTTGGTATCACAGTCATGGGAGTCAGCCTGTTGCAAGCTGTTGCAAAGATGATAAGTAGTGAGTTTGGACCTAGACGTTGA
- a CDS encoding 3'-5'-exodeoxyribonuclease, which yields MCVTHSVSNILKAVGNRNCTSFLGCVGFRIREKSLNLHWQLPPSWPEHYPVSGSGLLKPGRTSCSFLSNNKRYYCSALLNKISARVKMSDSNKPLRYVDIGINLGDPVFRGEYHGRQVHDNDLDDVIQRARDVGCTKFMVTGSDLVESRHAIQLAQSYPGFCYATVGVHPCQAKLFDEFPGGPDKMLEELKSLALEAKAAGHAVAFGEIGLDYDRLFLSAKEPQLKYFEAQLDLAVEIQLPLFLHSRAASEDFEKLLAPRLEKLPKKGLVHSFTGTMDEMKRMLALGLDVGVNGCSLKTEENLEVVKAIPLDRIQIETDGPWCEIRPSHASAKHLEGSPALPKAVKKEKWQKGLMVKGRNEPVAIAHVAHVIAKLKNITAAEVCEAAWNNSIRMFGLGEEVS from the exons ATGTGTGTGACTCACAGCGTAAGCAATATTCTGAAGGCTGTCGGGAATCGTAATTGTACCTCTTTCCTCGGTTGCGTAGGATTCAGGATCAGAGAAAAGTCCCTCAATCTACACTGGCAACTGCCTCCGAGTTGGCCTGAACATTACCCAG TCTCCGGGAGTGGTCTGCTGAAGCCAGGGCGTACATCCTGCAGTTTTCTCTCTAACAACAAAAGATATTACTGTTCTGCTCTTCTGAATAAAATATCGGCCAGAGTCAAGATGAGTGATTCTAACAAGCCTTTGAGATATGTTGAC ATTGGAATCAACCTTGGTGACCCTGTTTTTCGAGGAGAATATCACGGCAGGCAGGTTCATGACAATGACCTTGACGATGTCATTCAGCGTGCTCGCGATGTGGGGTGCACGAAGTTCATGGTGACGGGTTCAGATCTAGTAGAATCTCGGCATGCTATCCAGCTTGCTCAAAGTTACC CTGGTTTCTGTTACGCAACTGTTGGTGTTCATCCATGTCAAGCAAAGCTCTTTGATGAATTTCCTGGCGGTCCAGACAAGATgttggaggagctgaagTCTCTGGCGCTGGAAGCAAAAGCAGCCGGGCATGCTGTTGCGTTCGGTGAAATCGGTCTTGATTATGACCGGCTGTTCCTCAGCGCTAAAGAACCTCAGCTGAAATACTTCGAAGCTCAGCTGGATCTTGCGGTGGAAATACAGCTCCCGCTCTTTCTTCATTCCAGAGCTGCCAGTGAGGATTTTGAAAAGTTGCTAGCTCCCAGACTGGAGAAACTTCCTAAGAAAGGCTTGGTGCACAGTTTTACAGGGACAATGGACGAGATGAAACGGATGCTGGCGTTGGGCTTGGACGTCGGTGTCAACGGATGCAGCCTGAAGACGGAGGAGAACCTGGAGGTGGTGAAAGCTATCCCGCTTGATCGAATCCAGATAGAGACAGATGGTCCATGG TGCGAGATCCGGCCCTCTCACGCATCCGCTAAACACCTCGAGGGTTCTCCCGCATTGCCCAAGGCagtcaagaaggagaaatggcAGAAGGGCCTTATGGTCAAGGGCCGCAATGAACCCGTTGCGATAGCCCATGTCGCCCATGTCATCGCTAAATTAAAAAATATTACGGCAGCGGAGGTTTGCGAGGC GGCTTGGAATAACTCGATAAGAATGTTTGGACTAGGAGAGGAAGTGTCGTAA
- the yphA gene encoding tyrosine phosphatase family protein produces MAKPLSEKSSNSSLRAKASESSSLGYRPLQETSLESEIIHTEKLPPNFGDVVKGVYRSSFPQPWHFQALKKLGLRMIVTLVEGDYTQDHQVFLKENGIEHRRILILANKDPTIRTPDHVVNRVLEIMLNKTNHPLLLHCNKGKHRTGCIVGCFRKVQGWDMPAIRKEYLNFSLPKSRPLDERFIELFDDTRLGPLAVSSGASSWPAGVMLDPLREEVVEDENTPRGSRHSSASVFHKSDAM; encoded by the exons ATGGCTAAACCACTTAGTGAGAAGTCTTCTAATAGCTCCCTCAGGGCTAAAGCGAGTGAGTCTTCTTCCCTTGGTTATCGACCTTTGCA AGAAACATCATTGGAGTCAGAGATCATTCACACTGAAAAGTTGCCTCCCAATTTCGGAGATGTTGTCAAAGGAGTCTATAGAAGCTCTTTCCCGCAACCTTGGCATTTCCAAGCGCTAAAGAAGCTGGGACTCAGGATGATTGT TACGTTAGTTGAAGGGGACTACACCCAGGACCACCAAGTCTTTCTCAAAGAGAATGGTATTGAACATCGTCGCATTCTTATCCTGGCAAACAAGGATCCCACGATTCGAACTCCGGACCATGTCGTGAACCGAGTCTTGGAAATCATGCTCAACAAGACCAATCACCCACTCCTTCTACACTGCAACAAGGGAAAG CATCGGACTGGATGCATTGTCGGCTGCTTTCGGAAGGTTCAGGGCTGGGACATGCCAGCTATTCGCAAGGAATACCTCAATTTTTCGTTGCCGAAATCAAGGCCTCTCGACGAACGATTCATTGAACTTTTCGATGACACCAGACTCGGGCCCCTCGCTGTTTCTTCTGGTGCAAGCTCCTGGCCTGCTGGTGTAATGCTCGATCCGCTTCGCGAAGAAGTAGTCGAGGACGAAAATACCCCGAGAGGCAGTAGACATTCTTCTGCCAGTGTATTTCACAAGTCCGACGCTATGTGA